ACCGCGACTTCACGGTGCCGGCGGGCACCCCGAGGGCTTCGGCGGCCTGCTCTGTGGTGAGTTCTTCGATCACGCAGAGCGTGATCACGTTCTGGTCGTTCGGGCTGAGCGCGGCGAAAGCGCTCTGCACGCGGGCGCGGCGCTCGCGGCCGTCGAGCCGGGCATCCACGTCATCCGACGGGTCGGCCTCGGCCGTGGGCGGCGGCAGGATGTCGATCACCGCGCGGTACCGGCGGGCCGAGCGCACGAGGTTCCGGCACACGAAGTTCGTCGTCACGAGCAACCAGCCGACGATCGAGCCGTCGACGACGCGCACCGCGTCCCGCCTCCGCCACGCTTCGAGGAAGACCAGTGCGGTGGCGTCTTCGGCGTCGTGCGGCGAACGGAGCACCCGGAGGGCCTGGCCGAACACGCGGTCGCGGTGCGTGTCGAACATCACCCCGAAGGCTGTTGCGTTGCCGGCGGCGGCGCGGATCCACGTCGCCGCTTCGTCTGTTGTTCCTGTCCCCATACCCTCTAGTGTCCGGCAGGGCGGGAATGGTTCCCTTTCTGCCGCGCCCGGGACGGGGCCGTGTTCAGGCGGGTTGGCTCGTCACGCTGTTGACGAATGTGGTGACGCGTTGCCAGACCGTCTGCGACTCGGGGTACCGGTAGTTCTGCTGCCAGGTGTGGCGCGTGTTGGCGTTCGCACTGGGGTAGATGATGGTCTCGACCGGCACGAGGGCCGCGCGGAGGCGCTCGACGAAACGCAGGTTCGACTCGTAGAAGTAGTCGCTGGCGGAGGTCGTCACGAAGACGGCAGGATGCCCGGGCCCGATCCACTCGATGGGGGAGAGGTAGGCCGCCGCCCTCCGGAGGGTCCCGCGCCGGGCGGGTGCGGCGGCGGTTCCCCGCGGGTGCAGCAGCCGCACGAACCCGCGGCCGAGGATGGGCGCCCGGGCGAAGAACATCGAGAAGTCGACGGCGCTGCAGTGCAGCACGAGCCCCTGCACCGTCGGCGTGGCCTTTTCGGCAGTCATCCCGAAGTGTGCGCGCAGTTCCGGGCTGCCGGATGTCGCGGTGAACAGCGCTGCGATGTGGCCGCCCGCGGAGTCGCCGCCCAGCACCACCCGGGCGGGGTCGCCGCCGTGGGCGCGGATGTTCTCGTGCACCCAGCGCACGGCTGCGTCGGCGTCGGCGAGCTGGTGATCCATCTGGAAGCGTCCTGCTCGGCGGTAGTTGACGTTCACCACGACCATGCCGGTGGCGGCCTGGTGCGCGCAGTACTTCGTGACGGTGGCCTTGTCGCCGGAGGTCCAGCCGCCGCCGTGCAGGTAGATGTAGACGGGGAGGAGCGCGCGGGGCGCGAGGACAGGTGTCGGGGCGATCACGTCGAGCCGATGCGCCGGATGCCCGTCACCGACGTAGTCGATGTCGTCGGTGTGCACGACCCCCGCGATCGGGTGCTCGTTCATGCGTTTCGTCTCGGAGCGCTGGATGAGGAACATGCCGGCCCGGAACGCCCACACCGGCGTTCCGCGGAAGAGCGAGCGGGCCGCCAGATGCAGTCGCGGCACGGTCGCGGCGGCCTCGTGTTCGTGCATTGCTCCACCGTACGTCCCGCCCCGGGTAGGGACGCTGTGCGCGCACCCTGCGGGCGCTGGGAATCGTGCACGAGAGTGTTCAGGAGCGGCGGGTGCACCTGCTGGCGGGCCGGTCGGGCCGGTCGGGCGGTGACCTCGGCGAGAATGGAGTGTGTCCCGACGTCCCCGGCCCCTCGCTCCGCCCTACCTCTACCCGGGTGGCACGCGCCGGCTCGCGGACTTCGCCCTCGACATCGTGCCGGAGTACTTCGGCGCCTACCACGAACCCTTCCTCGGTGGCGGAGCCGTCGCGATCGGGCTGATGGAGCAGAATCCCGACACCTCCTTCCGCCTGTCGAGCGACGATTCGGAGCTCGTTCTGACGTGGCAGGTGCTGCAAACCGACAGCGACCGGCTGGTGCGGATGATCGCACAGCACCGCGATCGGCATGACCGGGCCCATCGGGCGGCCGTCGAGGCGCAGGCGGATCCGGAAGCCGGCGGAGGGAACAGCGGGAGCCTCGGGCCTCTCAGCTCACTCTCGCCGGTCGAGCGGGCAGCCCGTTTCGTCTACCTCCGCGGCAGCGCGGGACGGGACGCGGTCGCGTTCGACGAGGCGAACCTCCGCGGGGTGGGACGGCTGCTGCAGAACCGTGACGTCACCGTCACCGAGCAGCACTTCTTCAGCATCGTCGCCGAGGTCAGGGAGGAGGACCTGGTCTACTTCGATCCGCCCTTCGCCGGGGCCGGTCCCGAGTTCGTTCGCGAGACCCGCAGCCTCGTCAGCACGTTGACCGCGCGGGGCGCGTACCTGCTCGCGCCGCAACCGGTCGCTGCCGGCGGGGCCGACGCGCCGGCGATCTATGCCGGCTGGACGATGATGGCGGTGGCGGCCGACCGCGGCGACGGCGACGTGCTCTGGGCGAACGGCACCCTCGACCGGGTGCGCCGCCGCGCCCTCAACCGGCTGGACGGGTAGCGCGCGCCGGCGCACTCCGCATTCCGCGCTCCGCGCCCCGATGGCCTCCGGAGTCGGATGCCTCGGGTGGTTACCGGCCCGGTCTTGTACAGTTTCGAGCATGGATGCCTGCGCCGAACTCGCCGCGCTCGCGGGCCGCATCGGGGCTGACGATCCGGCTCCCCGCGACTTCCTCCTCCGTCTCGGATCGGAGGCTGCGGGCATCCGCCGCGGCCCGCTCTGGATGATCGACGCTGCGCTCGCGGGCCGCAACCGCCTGCCGGGCCGGCGTTTCGCCGCACCGTTCGACGACGGCACGAACGGGCAGGCCAGGCATTTCGCCGGCACAGCCGTCTCGGCGACGCGCCTGGGGGCAGCGGTGACCCGGTGGGTGTCGGTGCACGTGCGGCGCGATCCTCTCGACTCGGCCGACGGCCGCCTCGGCGAGCAGGCCATCACGTTCGCGGGGCTCGTGCTGGCCGGCGAGTTGCCGGTGTCGGGCACGCCTGGCTGGATCGCCGAGAACCTCTGCTCCGGGCATCCACCCGCCTGAGCGTACCCGCCCGCGCGGCCCGGTTCAGGCGCTGAACTGCTGCGTGCCGAGCACCGAGAGCAGCTGGAGCTTCTCGTACCCTTCCGTTCCGGGCGACGCGGTCAGCACGAGGAGCGTCTGGGCCTGGTTCTCGGTGAAGAGGGCCTGGCAGTCCACCTCGATCTCGCCGAGTTCCGGGTGGATGAGCGTCTTGTGGTCGTCGAACCGGGTGCGCACCTCGTGCCGCTCCCACACCTCGCGGAACTCCGGGCTCTCTGCTCGGAGCCGCGTTACGATCTCGGTGGCGCGTGACTCGCCGCCGCCGACGGAGATCGCCGCGCGGAGCCCGGCCGCCTGGATGGAGCTCTGCCGGGCGTGGTCCCGCTCGGGGTAGCGCGCCCGCTCGGCCGGGTCGGTGAACCAGCGGTAGAAGGCGCTCCGATCGAGTCCCGTGAATGCGCTGTGGTCGCCGAGGAGCGCGACGGCGAGGCGGTTCTCGGCGAGGGTGTCGCCGAGGTCGGAGAGCACCATCGCCGGGCTGTCGTCCAGCCGGTCGAGCACACGGAGGAGGGCTGGGCTGACGTGCTCGGTACGCCGGCTGCGGCGGGGTGCGGTGTGGCCGGCGAGGCGGAAGAGGTGGTCCCGTTCATCCAGAGTCAACCTCAGGCCCCGGGCGATCGCGGCCAGCATCTGCTCGGAGGGCTGCGGCCCCCGCTGCTGCTCCATGCGGGCGTAGTAGTCGCTCGACATGCCCGAGAGGCTCGCGACCTCCTCCCGGCGGAGACCGCTCGTGCGGCGGCGCGCCCCGGGCGGCAGCCCGACATCGCTCGGCGCCAGCGCCTCACGGCGGCGGCGCAGGAAGTCTGCGAGCCCGGGTCTGTCCATGGCTCCATCATGCCTCGTGTGCGGGCGGTTCAGGCAGGGACTGCCGATCCGTGGCTGAACGCTCCTCTTTTGCTGCTGTTCGACAGGCCGCAGTCTGGGGACATGAACATTTCAGGGAACACCATCTTTCTTCCGGGCGGCACGTCAGGCATCGGCCTCGGGCTCGCCCAGCGGTTCGCGGCAGCGGGCAACACCGTCATCGTCGGCGGTCGGCGGCGCGAATTGCTCGATCAGATCACCCGCGACAACCCCGGCATCGAGGGCGTCTACATCGACACGGCCGACGCCCAGTCGATCGTGGATGTCTCGGCCGAGGTACAGCGCCGCTGGCCGGCCACCAACGTGCTGATCGCCATGGCGGGCATCATGCGCCCCGAGAACCTGCACAGCGCCGACTTCCTGGCGGCGGCTGAGGCGACGGTGACCACCAACCTGCTCGGGCCGCTCCGCCTCATCGCAGCGTTCGGATCGTTCCTGGCCGGGCAGCAGGACGCCGCGATCATGACGGTCTCGTCGGGACTCGCCTTCACGCCGCTCGCGCACACCCCGACGTACAACGCCACCAAGGCGGCGATCCACTCGTTCACGGAGATCCTCCGGCTGCAGCTCGCCGACACGTCGGTGCAGGTCATCGAGCTGGTGCCGCCGGCTGTGCAGACCGAACTGCAGGGCTCTGCGTCGGCGACGAACCCGCACGCGATGCCGCTCGACGCGTTCCTCACCGAGGTGATGGGGTTGCTCGAGTCGCAGCCCGAGGCGCACGAGATCCTCGTCGAGAACGTCAAGCCGCTGCGTTTCGCCGCGGTGAACGGCACCTACGACCAGGTGGTCGGGATGCTCGCGGCCTCCCGCTAGCTGTCTGCGCAGCGATTGGAGGGACGCAAAACGCTCCAACGCCGAAAAGCTGGAGCGTTATGCGTCCCTTCGGTGGGGCGACGCGAGGCGGGCGCGGTCAGGCCGAGGCGGCGGGGGTGGTGGGGCCGACGGCCCAGAGGCGCTCCCACATCGCGGTCGGGCCGACCCCGTTGAGCTCCCAGTCGCCGAGCTGCGCGTACTTGTAGATGGCGGGATTGTGCGACGCGACCGTGCGGGCGTTCCGCCAGTGGCGGTCGAGCGCGGCCGGGCGCGCCGTCGCAGACGCGCCACCGACCTCGAACAGCAGGGTCGCGGCCCGCAGCGCGTCGTCGAGCACGCGCACCTGCGCCTGGTAGGTGGCGATCTCGGCGGCATCGAGCAGCGCAGTGCGGTCGGCGGGCGCGGCACCGGATGCCCGGGGCTCCGTCGCGCGGGCCAGGGCGTCGGCCGCGGCGCCCACCAGCGCACGGCCCGTGAAGGCGAGCGCCGACAGCTCGCCGATCACCGCCCGCACCTGCGGATCGTCGCGCGGGGCTGCAGCGTTCGCCGAGATGTAGGTGCGCTTCCGCGGCTGCACGAACGCCACCGCGTCGGCCAGCACGGCGGCCGAGATCCCCGCCGCCACAGACACCAGCACGAGCTGGAAGAATGCCCCGAGGTGCGACGCGCCGCCCGCCGAGTAGTTCGCGACGGTCAGCGGATCCACCTCGACGTTCTCGAAGACCGTCGTGCCGCTGGCGGTGAGGCGCTGGCCGAAGCCGTCCCAGTCGTCGAGCATCGTCACGCCGGGCGCGTCCGTCGGCACCACGCAGGTCACGCGTTCGGTGCCCCGCGCCGCGGCGACGTAGACGTGCGAGCTGTACAGGGTGCCGGTGGAGTAGTACTTCGTTCCGTTCAGCAGCAGCCGGTCATCCGTCGCCTGGAGCGTGGTCTGGATGTCGGCTAGCGAGTTACCCGTTGTCTCGCTGGCCGCGTTGCCGACGATGGCCCCGTTCGCGATGGCGCGGAGCCAGCCGCTGCGGTACTCCGACTCCGGTTTCAGCAGCAGGATCTCGACGAACGCGAAGTGCCCGCGCAGCAGGTGCGCGACGTTGGAGTCGGCGGTGGCGAGGTCGACCAGCAGGGCGAAGAACTCGGGCAGCGAGCATCCGGAGCCGCCGTGTTCGACCGGAACGCGGAGGGCCGTGAACCCGGACCGCTTCAGCGCCCCGACGGCGTCGTGGGCGAGCTCACGGTCGAGTTCGCGCTGCACGGCCCCGGCGGCGATGGCCGCGAAGACCTCCGCGAAACGGGCGGCATCGGCCGAACTCTCAGCCATGCTCGCCGAATGCTCCGCGGAACTGCCGCCCGTAGTGCGTCGGCAGCAACTGGTCGTGGCCGAACAGCTTCTGCCTCAGGGTGCCGACGACCGGCTCCTCCTTCGCAAGACCCCGGCGGCGGAGCGTCGGCATGACCTCGTCGATGAAGAGTTGGTACGAGTTCGGCAGCGTCCAGTTCATTACGTTGATACCGTCGACGCCCGCCCGCTGGAACTCTTCGAGCCGGTCGGCGATCTGCTCGGGCGTGCCCACGAACCGGCCGCGCACCTTCGCGGTGATCTTCGCGAGGTCGCGCACGGTCGGCTCGCGGTCGGGGGATGCCTCGCGGAGCCACTTCGTGTGCGAGAACCCGCCCTCGTGCTTGATGTCCTTCAGGGGCATGTCGGGATCGAGCGGAACCCCGGTGGCCTGGTCGAGACCGAGATTGATGTGGGCCAGGAAGCCGTCGGTCGAGATGTATTCGTCGATCTCCGCCTCGTTGCGCTTCGCCTCCTCCTCGGTGCTGCCGATCACGAAGGTGAGGCCCTGGAAGAACTTGATGTCCGACGCCTGGCGGCCGTACTCGACGGCGAGCGCACGGGTCGCCGAGATGTCGCCGGCAGCGATCTCGGGTGTGGGGGAGAGGATGAACTGTGCCTCCGCATTGCGGGCGGCGAAAGCCCGGCCCGCGGGCGATGACCCGGCCTGGAAGATCACCGGCGTGCGCTGCGCTGAGGGAGACGGCAGGTGCGGTCCCTCCACCTGGTAGCGCTCGCCGACATGGTTGATCTTGTGGATCTTCGTGTAGTCGGCGTAGATGCCCCTCGCCTTGTCCTTCAGCAGTGCACCGTCGTCCCAGGAGCCCTCCCAGAGCTTGTAGACGACATCCATGTACTCCTGGGCCCAGCGGTAGCGCTCGTCGTGCTCGATGAGCCGGTCCATTCCGAAGTTGCGCGCGGCGTTCTCGAGCGAGCTGGTGACGACGTTCCACCCGATCCGACCGTTCGAAATGTGATCGAGGGTCGAGACCTTACGGGCGAAGTCGAAGGGGTGCGACTGCACGATCGAACTCGTGAACGCCAGCCCGAGGTGCTCCGTGCTGACGGCGAGCGCCGAGAGCAGCACGGAAGGGTCGTTCGACGGGATCTGCAGACCTTCCCGCGCGTTGACCTCGTACGAGCCGTTGACCGGGCCGTAGAGGCCCACCACGTCGGCGAAGAACATGGTGTCGAACCCGCCGGCCTCGAGGGTCTTCGCGAGCCCGATCCACAGGTTCACGTCATTGAAGTCGGCCTGCTGGGCCGTCGGGTGACGCCAGAGTCCGTGCTGGATGTGCGAGTTCGTGTTCATCACGAACGCCGAGAAGTGGAGGGGCTGGGGCATGATGGCTTTCTAGCGGTAGACCGACGGCACAGGAAGTACGCCCTTAAGAACATAGTCGCCGAGTTCGGTGAGCTTGTGGGCGAGAGGGTCGTGGAGGCTCACCGTGCGGAGGTTCCGCCAGAACCGGTCGAGGCCGTGACGGCGGGCGGATGACCGGGCCCCCGTCGCCTCGAAGATCGCCGACGTGGCATCGAGCCCGACTCGCTGCGAGACCACCTTCGCCGCAGCGATCAGTTCGGCGGCCTGGCCGCGCGTCTCGGGAGTGATCGGGATGTCGCCCCCGGCCAGCGCCTCAAGCACCTCGGCCGCGGAGCGCACCTGGGCGGCAGAGCCGGCGACCTTCGCGGCGTGCTCCCCGAACAGGGCGCGGATGTGCGGATCGTCCACCGCCCGCTCGACCCCGGAGTGCAGCCACGGCCGGCCGTGCTCCCGCACATAGTCGCGCGCTTCGAGCAGTGCACCTTCGGCGATCCCGACGTTCAGGTAGCCGAAGAGCAGCTGGAACGACGGGATCATCAGCGACTGCAGGGGTGCGGGCGGCTCGCCGGAACCCGGGGCGGGAAAGATCGCGATCAGGTCGCTCGCGGCGATGTGCACCGAGTCGAGCACGATCGCGTTCGACACCGAGAGCCGCTGGCCGAAGGCATCCCAGTCGTCGGCGACGCTCACGCCGGGCAGGGAGGTGTCGACGGCGGTCAGGTAGAAGCGGCCGTCATCGGTCGAGACGGTCTGGGTGAAGAACAGGTCGGCGAGGGGCGAGCCGGTGGCGAAGCCGCGATCCGCGTCGACGATGTACCCGCCGCCGGCTTCGGCCCGGATGCTCCCCGAACCGCCGAACGCGCTGCCGATGCTGGCCCAGAAGAGCTGCTCGCGGGCAGTGCGGCGGATGATCTCCCGACCGTTGGCCGAGTCGTAGAGCACCACGAACCGCACCCACGTGTAGTGGTACCCGAGCGCGTGCGCGAGCCCGGCGTCGGTGCGGGCGAGGATGCGCGTCACCTCCGCCGCGGTCGACCAGCTCTGGCCCGCCCCACCCAGCTCGGCGGGGATCACCAGGTTCAGCAGGTCGTACGAGCGGAGAAGGTCGAGCGCATCCCGGGGCGGGGCGCCTTCCGCCTCCCGTTCGACGATGCTGGGGCGGAGTTCGTCCCCGACCCGCTCGGCCACATCGAACCAGGGCGAGCGCGCGGAATCCGTGAGCGGGTTCGCAAAGAGTTCACGCGTCATGCCGCCAATTCTCCCGGGTGCAGCGCCGGGCCCTCACCGGTCTCCGTCACATTGCGTAGCATGACGGGCCTGCTTTTGGCGTGCTCCCCGGCGGCTTCTAGGCTGGCTGAAGACGTGCACAGCAGCTGCGTCACCGTGCGATCGCGCACACTCACCCCCCCCCCATTCCTGCCCACCACCCGCGTGCCCATCACCGAGGAGAACCTTTCATGCGTTCCAAGAAGTACCTGATCGCCGCAGCGATCCTGTCGACCGTCATCGTCGGTGCCACCGGATGCTCGTCGTCCTCCACCTCCTCAGACGCAGCCGTCGGCGCTACGGATGGCGGCGTCACCACCATCAAGGTCGGCGCGACCTTCCCGGGCGACGACATCCTGAACTACGTCGAGCAGTCGCAGGCCGCGGCCGCCGGCCTCGACATCCAGGTCACCTCGTTCACCGACTACACCACGCCGAACACGGCGCTCGAAGACGGGTCGCTCGACGCGAACCTCTACCAGCACCTGCCGTTCCTGAACAACTTCAACACGAACAACGGCACGCACATCGCCCCGGTCGGCAAGGTCTACTTCCCCGCCCTCGCGCTGTACTCGAAGCAGGTGAAGAGCGTCGACGACATCAAGGACGGCGACACCATCAGCATCCCGAACGACCCGACCAACGAGCTCCGTTCGCTGAACCTGCTTGCCAAGGCCGGCCTCATCACGCTGAACGAGGGTGCGACCGGAGTCGTCGGCGACATCGCCACGAACCCGAAGAACCTCGTCTTCCAGGAACTGGATGCTGCGACCCTGCCCCGCGCGCTCGACGAGAACGTCGCGGGCATCGCCAACCTCAGCTTCGCCCTGCCCGCCGGCCTCACCGGTGACCAGCAGATCCTCAAGGAGGATGTGGACGGTACGCTCTACACCAACCTCCTCGCCGCGAAGGAGGGCCACGAGAACGACCCCGCCGTGCAGAAGCTCTACGAGCTGCTGACCTCGAAGGAGACCCAGGACTGGATCACCGCCCAGTACAAGGGCCTGGTCATCCCGGCGAGCGGACCCGCTTCCTGAGAACCGAACGACCACACGGTGCGGCCGTCCTCCGGGGCGGCCGCACCTGAAGTCTGGAGAAGAACCCCGTGATCACGATCACCGACCTGCACAAGTCGTATCCGCCCCGGAATGCCAAGGGCGAGACGGTCGAAGCTCTCAAAGGCATCGACCTGACGGTCGCCGACGGTGAGATCTTCGGGGTCGTGGGGCAGAGCGGTGCCGGCAAGTCGACCCTGCTGCGCTGCGTCAATCTGCTCGAACGGCCGACCAGCGGAACCATCACCGTCGCGGGCCAGGACCTGACGACGCTCGGCGAGGCCGAGCTCCGGGTGGCCCGGCACGGCATCGGGATGGTGTTCCAGCACTTCAACCTGCTGTCCTCGCGCACGGTCGCCGAGAACGTGGAGTTCGGCCTCGAGATCACGGGCGTCGCCAAGGCTGCGCGCCGGGCACGGTCCGCTGAGGTTCTCGACCTCGTCGGGCTCTCCGACCGGGCATCCGCGTACCCCTCGCAGCTCTCGGGCGGGCAGAAGCAGCGAGTCGGCATCGCCCGGGCGCTCGCCGGGAACCCGAAAGTGCTGCTCAGCGATGAGGCCACGTCGTCGCTCGACCCGGAGACGACGGACTCGATCCTGCAGCTGCTGAAGGAACTGAACCGCAAGCTCGGCGTCACGATCATGCTGATCACGCACGAGATGGAGGTCGTGAAGCGCATCTGCACCTCGGCCGCGCTGATCGAGGGCGGACGCATCGTCGAATCGGGCAACGTCATCGACCTGCTGAACACGCCGAAGTCGAAGATCGCGCACGCCCTCTTCCCGCTCGGGGAGAGCCGCGGGGAGCCCGGCAACACGGTCATCGAGATCATGTACGCCGGTCATCTGGCCGACGAACCGATCGTCGGGCGGATGTCGCGGGAGTTCGGCATCGACGTGAACATCCTCGGCGCCGCCGTCGAGATCGTGAGCGACCACCGGGTCGGGCGGATGCGGCTCGAACTGCCCGGGAGTGTGGCGACGAACGCTGTCCCGATCGCCCGCCTGAAGGACAGCGGGCTCTACGTCGAGGTTCTGGAGGGGCAGCTGTGAACTTCAACTGGGCCACAATGGTGCCGATCCTGACCAAGGCGCTCGGCGAGACCTTCCAGATGATCGGAATCGCGCTGGCGTTCACGATCGTCTTCGGGCTTCTGGTCGGGGTGCTGCTGGTGTCGACCGACGAGGGAGGCGTCTACGAGGCGCCCCTCGGCTCGAGGCGGCTCGGCGTGGTCATCCATGCCGTTCTCGGTTTCATCGTCAACATCGGGCGGTCTCTGCCGTTCATCATCCTGATGGTGGTGCTGATCCCGTTCACGCGGCTCATCATCGGCACCTTCATCGGACCGACCGCTGCGGCGGTGCCGCTGACGATCGCGGCCATCCCGTTCTTCGCGCGGTTGGTGGAGATCGCCCTCCGCGAGGTCGACACCGGGCTCGTCGAGGCGGCCCGCTCGATGGGTGCGCGGCGCGGAACCATCATCTGGAAGGTGCTGCTCGCCGAGGCGCGACCGAGCATCGTGCTCGCGCTCTCGACCTCGGTCATCTCACTGCTGAACTACTCGGCCATCGCGGGCACGATCGGGGCCGGCGGCATCGGCGACATCGCCATCCGGTACGGCTACCAGCGCTACGACAACGCGTACCTGTTCACCACGATCGTGATCCTGATCGTGATCGTGCAGGTGGTGCAGCTGATCGCTAGCGCGGTGGCGCGGAAACTCTCGCGGCGCTGAGGCGCTGCGGCGCGCTGGCGTCGAGGCGGCGCGGCGCCGCACCCGCTACCTCAGCAGCCGGGAGAGCACCCGGTCGGCCAGGACCTTGCCTCCCGTCTGGCAGGTCGGGCAGTACTGCAGGGTCGAGTCGGCGAAGATCACCTGGCGCACCGTGTCGCCGCAGACCGGGCACGCTTCGCCGGTGCGGCCGTGCACCTGCATGCCGAGCTTCTTCTCCTTCTTCAACTCCGAGGCGGCGAGCCCGTCGGCCCGCTCCAGCGCGCCGCGGAGCGTCACCTGGAGCGCCCGGTAGAGCTCGCCAACCTCGTCGGGGCCCATCGCCGCAGGCTTGAACGGCGACATCCGTGCCGTGTGCAGGATCTCGTCGGAATACGCATTCCCGATACCCGCGATGTTCGACTGGTTGCGGAGCACTCCCTTGATCTGGGCTCGCCCTGCCGTGCCCAGGATGCCCGCGAAGACGTCTTCGGTGAAGGCGGGGTCGAGCGGATCTGGCCCGAGGCGCGCAATGCCGGGCACCTCGTTCACGTCGTTCACCAGGTAGATCGCGAGGCTCTTCTTCGTTCCCGCCTCAGTGATGTCGAGGCCCGAGGAATCGGGCTCCATCACGAGTCGGGCGGCCAGGGCGCTCTTCCCGGGCCTGCCGCTCGCGGGCGGCGGTGGCCCCTCGCGCCAGCGGATCCAACCCGCCCGCGCAAGGTGCATCACGAGGTGCACCTCACCAATCCCGAGGTCGAGGAACTTTCCGTGCCGTGCCACGCCGTGCACCATCTCGCCCTCGAGCGCGGAGACCGGCGGCGCGAACGTCTTCAGCGCGGCGAAGGACAGCACGTCGAACCGGGCGACCGTACGGCCCGTGAGTTTCGCACCCAGGTCAGCGACGAGTGCGTGGACTTCGGGTAGCTCGGGCATGGCCCCATTCTGCGCCCCGCCGCCGAGACCGTCCAGAGCGGGGCCGCCCGGCGATCCCGTCAGTCGTTGTCGACCGCGTATTCGGTGAGCGCGTAGCCCGCCTCGACCGGGATCGTGATCAGGTGCACACCCTCAGGCGTGGTGCGGTGTTCGGGGTTCACCTCGAAGTGCGGCCGGCGATCGGCTTCGTCCAGAGCATCCAGAACCGTTGTCGTCTCCGCGAGGCGCGCGAGGTTCATCAGCGTCGGGAAGATGATGTGCTCCCGGGCGGTGACCGCGGTGGCCTGGGCGTGGGCGGGATCCACCCACCGCGTCGCCACCGTCTCGGAACCATCTGCGTGCGCGGTCTGGTCGGTGGGTGCCCGGGCGACGTAGAAGTGGGTGTCCCAGCGTTTCGGGTTATGGGCCGGGGTGACCCAGTGGCCGAACGGATGCACGTCGGCCAGTGCGAGCCGGCCTGCGGTCGCCTCGAGCGCCTCGAGAACGGGTGCGCCCCGGAGTGCGGTCCCGGGGGAGACGAACTCGCCCGTCGCCGTGCGAGCCAGCAGGAGGCCGGTCTCCTCCCACGTCTCACGGATTGCCGCGATCCGGCGCGCCCGCTCCTCCGGCTCGAGACGTCGGGCGGCCGCGTCGAGGAACGGCGCCCACCCGTCGCTGCTGTCGCCCGGCTCCACCACCCCGCCCGGGAAGACGAGGGCGGAGGCGAACGAAGCGCGCTCGCTCCGGCGCACCATCAGCACTTCGTACGGATCGTCGCGGACAAGGAGCAGCGTGGCCGCGACGCGTGGTGCGGTCGCCGGATGCGCGTCGTCGGTCACGCGCCCACGCTACACCGCGGCGCCTGCCTCGTTGTCAGCAGCTCAGGCCCGCCCATACTTCCGGTGGGCGGCCTGCCGTGATGTTCCGAGAACCAGTCCGATCGCTTCCCAGGAGTCGCCGGCGGCTCGCGCCTGGGT
Above is a genomic segment from Subtercola boreus containing:
- a CDS encoding acyl-CoA dehydrogenase family protein; translated protein: MTRELFANPLTDSARSPWFDVAERVGDELRPSIVEREAEGAPPRDALDLLRSYDLLNLVIPAELGGAGQSWSTAAEVTRILARTDAGLAHALGYHYTWVRFVVLYDSANGREIIRRTAREQLFWASIGSAFGGSGSIRAEAGGGYIVDADRGFATGSPLADLFFTQTVSTDDGRFYLTAVDTSLPGVSVADDWDAFGQRLSVSNAIVLDSVHIAASDLIAIFPAPGSGEPPAPLQSLMIPSFQLLFGYLNVGIAEGALLEARDYVREHGRPWLHSGVERAVDDPHIRALFGEHAAKVAGSAAQVRSAAEVLEALAGGDIPITPETRGQAAELIAAAKVVSQRVGLDATSAIFEATGARSSARRHGLDRFWRNLRTVSLHDPLAHKLTELGDYVLKGVLPVPSVYR
- a CDS encoding DNA-formamidopyrimidine glycosylase family protein, which translates into the protein MPELPEVHALVADLGAKLTGRTVARFDVLSFAALKTFAPPVSALEGEMVHGVARHGKFLDLGIGEVHLVMHLARAGWIRWREGPPPPASGRPGKSALAARLVMEPDSSGLDITEAGTKKSLAIYLVNDVNEVPGIARLGPDPLDPAFTEDVFAGILGTAGRAQIKGVLRNQSNIAGIGNAYSDEILHTARMSPFKPAAMGPDEVGELYRALQVTLRGALERADGLAASELKKEKKLGMQVHGRTGEACPVCGDTVRQVIFADSTLQYCPTCQTGGKVLADRVLSRLLR
- a CDS encoding methionine ABC transporter ATP-binding protein yields the protein MITITDLHKSYPPRNAKGETVEALKGIDLTVADGEIFGVVGQSGAGKSTLLRCVNLLERPTSGTITVAGQDLTTLGEAELRVARHGIGMVFQHFNLLSSRTVAENVEFGLEITGVAKAARRARSAEVLDLVGLSDRASAYPSQLSGGQKQRVGIARALAGNPKVLLSDEATSSLDPETTDSILQLLKELNRKLGVTIMLITHEMEVVKRICTSAALIEGGRIVESGNVIDLLNTPKSKIAHALFPLGESRGEPGNTVIEIMYAGHLADEPIVGRMSREFGIDVNILGAAVEIVSDHRVGRMRLELPGSVATNAVPIARLKDSGLYVEVLEGQL
- a CDS encoding methionine ABC transporter permease; the encoded protein is MNFNWATMVPILTKALGETFQMIGIALAFTIVFGLLVGVLLVSTDEGGVYEAPLGSRRLGVVIHAVLGFIVNIGRSLPFIILMVVLIPFTRLIIGTFIGPTAAAVPLTIAAIPFFARLVEIALREVDTGLVEAARSMGARRGTIIWKVLLAEARPSIVLALSTSVISLLNYSAIAGTIGAGGIGDIAIRYGYQRYDNAYLFTTIVILIVIVQVVQLIASAVARKLSRR
- a CDS encoding MetQ/NlpA family ABC transporter substrate-binding protein; this translates as MRSKKYLIAAAILSTVIVGATGCSSSSTSSDAAVGATDGGVTTIKVGATFPGDDILNYVEQSQAAAAGLDIQVTSFTDYTTPNTALEDGSLDANLYQHLPFLNNFNTNNGTHIAPVGKVYFPALALYSKQVKSVDDIKDGDTISIPNDPTNELRSLNLLAKAGLITLNEGATGVVGDIATNPKNLVFQELDAATLPRALDENVAGIANLSFALPAGLTGDQQILKEDVDGTLYTNLLAAKEGHENDPAVQKLYELLTSKETQDWITAQYKGLVIPASGPAS
- a CDS encoding NUDIX hydrolase, giving the protein MTDDAHPATAPRVAATLLLVRDDPYEVLMVRRSERASFASALVFPGGVVEPGDSSDGWAPFLDAAARRLEPEERARRIAAIRETWEETGLLLARTATGEFVSPGTALRGAPVLEALEATAGRLALADVHPFGHWVTPAHNPKRWDTHFYVARAPTDQTAHADGSETVATRWVDPAHAQATAVTAREHIIFPTLMNLARLAETTTVLDALDEADRRPHFEVNPEHRTTPEGVHLITIPVEAGYALTEYAVDND